Genomic segment of Kibdelosporangium phytohabitans:
CGGATGGTTTGCACGACCAGTTGTTCGCACCGGGCGGGGCGGAGCCGGGCTGGGTGAGCTGCGCCTGCGCGGCTTTGGCGAAACCCGCCAGGCCGTAGGGCACCGGGTACTCCGCATCCACGGTGTCGATGGGGCTGGCGACGGCACTGGTCGTGCCCAACGCGAGCGCCAGGGCCACGGCAACGCTGCCGAGGAAAGCTGGACGCACGGGAGACTCCTATCTACTCACGAGTAGGCGAACTGATGGTGACGGGGCGCACACCCGCTGTCAATGGTTCACGATCAGTTCAAGCGATGAACGAATTCCCGCCTAAGATGTCCCGATGGCGTTGGTCGCGGGCGTTGACTCGTCAACCCAGTCAACAAAAGTCGTCGTGTGCGACGCGGAGACCGGGCAGGTCGTGCGCGAAGGCAGGGCACCCCACCCGGACGGCTCCGAGGTTCATCCGGACAAGTGGTGGCGGGCGTTCGAGGAAGCCACCGCCGACGGCCTGCTCGACGGCGTCATGTCGATCGGCGTCGGCGGTCAGCAGCACGGCATGGTCGCGCTCGACGAGCGCGACGAGGTCGTCCGGCCCGCGCTGCTGTGGAACGACACCCGCTCGGCCGGAGCCGCCGAGGACCTGACCCGCGAGCTCGGCGGGCCGGGGGAGTGGGCGAAAGCGGTCGGCTCGGTGCCGGTCGCCAGTTTCACCGTGACCAAGCTGAGGTGGCTCGCCGAACACGAGCCGGACCTCGCCGCCCGCGTCGCCACGGTCCTGCTCCCGCACGACTGGCTGACGTGGAAGCTCACCGGCGAACTGGTGACCGACCGCGGTGACGCCTCCGGAACCGGCTACTACTCCGCCACGCAGGGCGTCTACCGCGAGGACATCCTGACCAAGGCGTTCGGCCGGGTGCCCCGGCTGCCGCGCGTGCTCGCTCCCGACGAGCCCGCCGGGCGCACGCCCGGCGGAATGCTCGTCTCGGCGGGCACGGGCGACAACATGGCCGCCGCGCTGGGGCTCCGGCTCGACGACGGTGACGTGGCCGTCTCGATCGGCACGAGCGGCACGGTGTTCGGCGTCGCCGGTGAGATCACCCCGGACGACACCGGTGCGGTAGCCGGATTCGCCGACGCCACAGGCAGATTCCTGCCGCTGGTGTGCACGTTGAACGCGGCGCGCGTGCTCACCGCCACCGCGCGGATGCTCGGTGTCGAACTGTCCGAACTGGACGATCTCGCCCTGTCGGTCGAGGACGCGGGTGGGCTGGAGTTCGTGCCCTACCTGGATGGTGAGCGCACGCCGAACCTGCCGGACGCCACCGGATCGCTGCTGAACATGCGGCGCGACAACATGACCGCGGCGAACGTGGCCCGTGCGGCGGTCGAGGGGATGCTCGGCGGGCTCGGTGTCGGGCTGGCCGCGTTGCGCACCGCCGGACTTGCCGCGCAACGGGTTCTGCTGATCGGCGGGGGTGCGCGGTCGGCCGCGGTGCGAGCCGTCGCGCCGGAGGTCTTCGGTCTGCCCGTGGACGTGCCCGAACCCGCGGAGTACGTGGCCGTGGGCGCCGCCCGCCAGGCGACGTGGGCGCTCACCGGCCAGTACCCGGCATGGTGATGGCCGATTCCCGCCAGCCGACGCGGCTCGCGGGAATCAGACTGGCACCATGTCGAAGATGAGGTGTCACACCGTGGTGGACAGCCCGGTCGGGAAGCTCACGCTGGTCGCGACGGACGGCGTGCTGAGCGGCCTGTACATGGAGCAGCAGCGGCACCGCCCGCAGCAGGAGACGTTCGGCCACTGGGACGGTGAACCGTTCGGCGAGGTCGTCAAGGAGCTCGACGAGTACTTCGCCGGTGACCGGACCACGTTCGACGTGCCGGTCACCTTCCACGGCACGGACTTCCAGCGCACAGTGTGGCAAGCGCTGTGCGACATCCCGTACGGCGAAACGGTTTCCTACGGCGAGCTGGCGCTGCGGCTCGGCAAGACGCTGACCGCGTCCCGTGCGGTCGGCCTGGCCAACGGCAAGAACCCGATCAGCATCATCGTGCCGTGTCACCGGGTGGTCGGCTCGACCGGCGACCTGACCGGCTACGGCGGCGGGATCGAGCGCAAGCGGTTCCTGCTGGACTTCGAACGCGGCGACACGCTGTCATACAACTAGCGGCCTACAACTGCAGCGGGGCCGAGCCGAAGGCCACGTTGAACCGGTCACACCAGATGACCACGCTGCGCAGGCCGTCGAGCGAGGTCCCCGGTGGGATGACGTAGTTCTGGTTGCCGTGGGTCGCCTTGAGCGAGCCGAGCTTGACCTGGCGGCCGTCGTCGTATTTGAACCAGTCGCCGCCCGCGGCCGCGTCGGTCAGCCAGACGTGCAGGTCCGGTCCATCCGATGAGGACAGCCCGGTCAGCCGCAGCACCCGTTGCCCGTCCCGCAGTTCGAGCACGGCGGCCTGACCGGACGTGGCGTGCTCCTGCGCGACGAACGACCCGGACGCCAGTTGCCTCGGTCCGGCGGGTGCCGCGGGAGCACTGGACGTGCTGGAGGTCTGGGCCGTGCCGGGCGGGGCGGTGGCGGCGACCGGCAGCGCCTCGTCGATCGTGCTGCTGGTGAACAGCCGCCACGGCTGGAACGCCCACAGCGCGAACGCCCCCGCGACCGCGACCACGGTCAGCGCCGCCCAGGTGATCTTCCTCCGAAACAGTGCTCGCATACGTCCATTAGAAGGCCCATGGCGGCTGAAAGGCGGCGAAACGCCCTTACCGGATTCTTACAACACTCTTGGCGGTGGCCGGGGTGGGTACCCCCTGGTAATTTCCGCGCGCATGAGGTGGATGGGTGCTTTATCCAGTGTGTCGTGCGCAGCCGTGTTGCTCATCACGGCTGTGGCACCAGCGAACGCTGCTCCGGACGGATCCCACGGACCGAAGTGGCAGCTCACCCCGACCGGGTCGGAGGCACGGCTGCGCGGCTTGTCCGTCGTGGACGGCCGCACGGCGTGGGCGAGCGGGAGCCTCGGCACGGTCCTGCGGACCACCGACGGCGGCCGGACGTGGGCCAAGGTCGGCCCGCCCGGCACCGAGACCCTGGAGTTCCGCGACATCGAGGCGTTCGACGCGGACAACGCCGTCGCGCTGAGCATCGGCGAGAGCCAGAAGTCCCGGATCTACAGCACGACCGACGGCGGCAGGACCTGGGCCGAGTCCTTCCGCAACACCGACGAGAAAGCGTTCTACGACTGCATCGGCTTCTTCGACCGGCGCAACGGCCTCGCGCTGAGCGACCCGGTCGACGGCAAGTTCCGCGTCCTGTCGACCAACGACGGCGGCAAGAGCTGGAAAGTACTGCCCACCAACGGAATGCCCGCGGCGCAGCCGAAGGAGTTCGCGTTCGCCGCGAGCGGCCAGTGCCTGGTCACCTCGGGACCGAAGGACGCGTGGATCGCGACCGGCGGCGACGCCAAAGCACGAGCCTTCCACACCAGGGACCGGGGCCTGACCTGGACCGTGAGCGACACCCCGCTGCAGAGCGGGCCGAGCGCGGGCGTGTTCTCGCTGGCGTTCCGCGACTCGCGGACAGGTGTCGCGGTCGGCGGCGACTTCGACCCGGT
This window contains:
- a CDS encoding oxidoreductase; this translates as MAPANAAPDGSHGPKWQLTPTGSEARLRGLSVVDGRTAWASGSLGTVLRTTDGGRTWAKVGPPGTETLEFRDIEAFDADNAVALSIGESQKSRIYSTTDGGRTWAESFRNTDEKAFYDCIGFFDRRNGLALSDPVDGKFRVLSTNDGGKSWKVLPTNGMPAAQPKEFAFAASGQCLVTSGPKDAWIATGGDAKARAFHTRDRGLTWTVSDTPLQSGPSAGVFSLAFRDSRTGVAVGGDFDPVNPTKDAAARTSDGGKSWTKSARAPKGYRSGATYVPYLPFAILAVGPTGSDVSLDNGNRWFQFDSGSFDTVDCGRDASCWAAGEKGRVAKLTLR
- the xylB gene encoding xylulokinase: MALVAGVDSSTQSTKVVVCDAETGQVVREGRAPHPDGSEVHPDKWWRAFEEATADGLLDGVMSIGVGGQQHGMVALDERDEVVRPALLWNDTRSAGAAEDLTRELGGPGEWAKAVGSVPVASFTVTKLRWLAEHEPDLAARVATVLLPHDWLTWKLTGELVTDRGDASGTGYYSATQGVYREDILTKAFGRVPRLPRVLAPDEPAGRTPGGMLVSAGTGDNMAAALGLRLDDGDVAVSIGTSGTVFGVAGEITPDDTGAVAGFADATGRFLPLVCTLNAARVLTATARMLGVELSELDDLALSVEDAGGLEFVPYLDGERTPNLPDATGSLLNMRRDNMTAANVARAAVEGMLGGLGVGLAALRTAGLAAQRVLLIGGGARSAAVRAVAPEVFGLPVDVPEPAEYVAVGAARQATWALTGQYPAW
- a CDS encoding DM13 domain-containing protein translates to MRALFRRKITWAALTVVAVAGAFALWAFQPWRLFTSSTIDEALPVAATAPPGTAQTSSTSSAPAAPAGPRQLASGSFVAQEHATSGQAAVLELRDGQRVLRLTGLSSSDGPDLHVWLTDAAAGGDWFKYDDGRQVKLGSLKATHGNQNYVIPPGTSLDGLRSVVIWCDRFNVAFGSAPLQL
- a CDS encoding methylated-DNA--[protein]-cysteine S-methyltransferase, whose product is MRCHTVVDSPVGKLTLVATDGVLSGLYMEQQRHRPQQETFGHWDGEPFGEVVKELDEYFAGDRTTFDVPVTFHGTDFQRTVWQALCDIPYGETVSYGELALRLGKTLTASRAVGLANGKNPISIIVPCHRVVGSTGDLTGYGGGIERKRFLLDFERGDTLSYN